The Brachyhypopomus gauderio isolate BG-103 chromosome 7, BGAUD_0.2, whole genome shotgun sequence genome has a window encoding:
- the pde7a gene encoding high affinity 3',5'-cyclic-AMP phosphodiesterase 7A isoform X3, translating into MEVCYQLPVLPLDRPVPKHVLSRRGAISFSSSSSLFGAPDPRQLSQRRGAISYDSSDQTALYIRMLGDVRVRSQVGFEPERRGSHPYLGVDFRTLHSHAELVGAIPARRIRRLFSFQRHLLTSRVLRGGVTHLSPLHFLDEDYCGQAKCMLEKVGSWNFDIFLFDRLTNGNSLISLTLYLLTHYGLIELFQLDMVKVRRFLVLVQEDYHNHNPYHNSVHAADVTQAMHCYLKEPKLAKALTSCDILLGLLAAATHDLDHPGVNQPFLIKTNHYLAALYRNTSVLENHHWRSAVGLLRETELFSHLPLEDSLNMERQLGSLILATDISRQNEYLSKFRTHLDQEDLCLGNAAHRHFILQMALKCADICNPCRPWELSKQWSEKVTAEFFHQGDIEKKHQLEVSPLCDSQTNSIADVQIGFMTYVVEPLFSEWARFSDTRLSQTMLGHLCLNKASWNATQPEEAEGEQTATEQPGSRAVPQGSQEC; encoded by the exons ATGGAAGTATGTTATCAGCTGCCGGTGTTGCCTCTGGACAGGCCGGTTCCCAAGCACGTCCTCAGCCGGAGGGGAGCCATCAGTTTCAGCTCCAGCTCGTCTTTATTCGGAGCCCCCGACCCGAGACAGCTGTCGCAG AGACGCGGTGCGATCTCTTACGACAGCTCCGATCAAACTGCCCTGTACATTCGGATGCTAG GAGATGTGAGAGTGAGGAGCCAGGTAGGCTTTGAACCCGAGAGAAGGGGCTCACACCCATACCTGGGTGTTGATTTCCGGACCTTGCACT CCCATGCTGAGCTGGTGGGGGCGATCCCAGCCAGGAGGATCCGGAGACTCTTCAGTTTCCAGCGGCACCTGCTGACGTCCCGCGTGCTGCGGGGGGGCGTCACACACCTCAGCCCCCTGCACTTCCTGGACGAGGACTACTGCGGCCAGGCCAAG TGCATGTTGGAAAAGGTCGGAAGCTGGAATTTTGACATTTTCCTCTTTGACAGGCTGACAAacg GAAACAGTCTCATCTCCTTGACGTTATATCTGCTGACACATTATGGCTTAATTGAGCTCTTCCAGTTAGACATGGTTAAAGTCCGTCGCTTTTTAG TTTTGGTTCAGGAAGACTACCACAACCATAACCCCTATCACAACTCGGTCCACGCCGCTGATGTCACCCAGGCAATGCACTGTTACCTGAAGGAGCCCAAG cttgCCAAGGCTCTCACTTCCTGTGATATACTCTTGGGCCTGTTGGCAGCAGCCACACACGACCTGGACCACCCTGGAGTGAACCAGCCCTTCCTCATCAAAACCAACCATTACTTAGCCGCTTTGTACAGG AATACCTCAGTTCTGGAGAACCACCATTGGAGGTCAGCAGTGGGCTTGCTCCGAGAGACGGAGCTGTTCTCCCATCTTCCCTTGGAGGACAG CCTGAACATGGAGAGGCAGCTGGGCTCCCTCATCCTGGCCACCGATATCAGCAGGCAGAATGAATACCTGTCCAAGTTCAGAACACACCTGGACCAGGAGGATCTGTGTCTGGGCAACGCCGCCCACCGCCACTTCATCCTgcag aTGGCCCTGAAGTGTGCTGATATTTGTAACCCATGTAGACCGTGGGAGCTCAGCAAACAGTGGAGTGAGAAGGTGACGGCGGAGTTCTTCCACCAAG GAGACATTGAGAAGAAGCACCAGCTGGAGGTCAGCCCACTGTGTGACAGCCAGACCAACTCCATCGCTGACGTTCAGATCG gtttcATGACCTACGTGGTGGAGCCTCTGTTTTCCGAGTGGGCTCGCTTCTCAGACACGCGCCTCTCCCAGACCATGCTGGGCCACCTGTGCCTGAACAAAGCCAGCTGGAACGCCACGCAGCCCGAGGAGGCAGAGGGCGAGCAGACCGCCACGGAGCAGCCCGGCTCCAGAGCCGTACCTCAGGGAAGCCAGGAGTGCTGA
- the pde7a gene encoding high affinity 3',5'-cyclic-AMP phosphodiesterase 7A isoform X2: protein MEVCYQLPVLPLDRPVPKHVLSRRGAISFSSSSSLFGAPDPRQLSQRRGAISYDSSDQTALYIRMLGACVIFKQLFSRDVRVRSQVGFEPERRGSHPYLGVDFRTLHSHAELVGAIPARRIRRLFSFQRHLLTSRVLRGGVTHLSPLHFLDEDYCGQAKCMLEKVGSWNFDIFLFDRLTNGNSLISLTLYLLTHYGLIELFQLDMVKVRRFLVLVQEDYHNHNPYHNSVHAADVTQAMHCYLKEPKLAKALTSCDILLGLLAAATHDLDHPGVNQPFLIKTNHYLAALYRNTSVLENHHWRSAVGLLRETELFSHLPLEDSLNMERQLGSLILATDISRQNEYLSKFRTHLDQEDLCLGNAAHRHFILQMALKCADICNPCRPWELSKQWSEKVTAEFFHQGDIEKKHQLEVSPLCDSQTNSIADVQIGFMTYVVEPLFSEWARFSDTRLSQTMLGHLCLNKASWNATQPEEAEGEQTATEQPGSRAVPQGSQEC from the exons ATGGAAGTATGTTATCAGCTGCCGGTGTTGCCTCTGGACAGGCCGGTTCCCAAGCACGTCCTCAGCCGGAGGGGAGCCATCAGTTTCAGCTCCAGCTCGTCTTTATTCGGAGCCCCCGACCCGAGACAGCTGTCGCAG AGACGCGGTGCGATCTCTTACGACAGCTCCGATCAAACTGCCCTGTACATTCGGATGCTAG GGGCTTGTGTAATATTCAAACAGCTGTTTTCAA GAGATGTGAGAGTGAGGAGCCAGGTAGGCTTTGAACCCGAGAGAAGGGGCTCACACCCATACCTGGGTGTTGATTTCCGGACCTTGCACT CCCATGCTGAGCTGGTGGGGGCGATCCCAGCCAGGAGGATCCGGAGACTCTTCAGTTTCCAGCGGCACCTGCTGACGTCCCGCGTGCTGCGGGGGGGCGTCACACACCTCAGCCCCCTGCACTTCCTGGACGAGGACTACTGCGGCCAGGCCAAG TGCATGTTGGAAAAGGTCGGAAGCTGGAATTTTGACATTTTCCTCTTTGACAGGCTGACAAacg GAAACAGTCTCATCTCCTTGACGTTATATCTGCTGACACATTATGGCTTAATTGAGCTCTTCCAGTTAGACATGGTTAAAGTCCGTCGCTTTTTAG TTTTGGTTCAGGAAGACTACCACAACCATAACCCCTATCACAACTCGGTCCACGCCGCTGATGTCACCCAGGCAATGCACTGTTACCTGAAGGAGCCCAAG cttgCCAAGGCTCTCACTTCCTGTGATATACTCTTGGGCCTGTTGGCAGCAGCCACACACGACCTGGACCACCCTGGAGTGAACCAGCCCTTCCTCATCAAAACCAACCATTACTTAGCCGCTTTGTACAGG AATACCTCAGTTCTGGAGAACCACCATTGGAGGTCAGCAGTGGGCTTGCTCCGAGAGACGGAGCTGTTCTCCCATCTTCCCTTGGAGGACAG CCTGAACATGGAGAGGCAGCTGGGCTCCCTCATCCTGGCCACCGATATCAGCAGGCAGAATGAATACCTGTCCAAGTTCAGAACACACCTGGACCAGGAGGATCTGTGTCTGGGCAACGCCGCCCACCGCCACTTCATCCTgcag aTGGCCCTGAAGTGTGCTGATATTTGTAACCCATGTAGACCGTGGGAGCTCAGCAAACAGTGGAGTGAGAAGGTGACGGCGGAGTTCTTCCACCAAG GAGACATTGAGAAGAAGCACCAGCTGGAGGTCAGCCCACTGTGTGACAGCCAGACCAACTCCATCGCTGACGTTCAGATCG gtttcATGACCTACGTGGTGGAGCCTCTGTTTTCCGAGTGGGCTCGCTTCTCAGACACGCGCCTCTCCCAGACCATGCTGGGCCACCTGTGCCTGAACAAAGCCAGCTGGAACGCCACGCAGCCCGAGGAGGCAGAGGGCGAGCAGACCGCCACGGAGCAGCCCGGCTCCAGAGCCGTACCTCAGGGAAGCCAGGAGTGCTGA
- the pde7a gene encoding high affinity 3',5'-cyclic-AMP phosphodiesterase 7A isoform X4, with protein sequence MEVCYQLPVLPLDRPVPKHVLSRRGAISFSSSSSLFGAPDPRQLSQRRGAISYDSSDQTALYIRMLDVRVRSQVGFEPERRGSHPYLGVDFRTLHSHAELVGAIPARRIRRLFSFQRHLLTSRVLRGGVTHLSPLHFLDEDYCGQAKCMLEKVGSWNFDIFLFDRLTNGNSLISLTLYLLTHYGLIELFQLDMVKVRRFLVLVQEDYHNHNPYHNSVHAADVTQAMHCYLKEPKLAKALTSCDILLGLLAAATHDLDHPGVNQPFLIKTNHYLAALYRNTSVLENHHWRSAVGLLRETELFSHLPLEDSLNMERQLGSLILATDISRQNEYLSKFRTHLDQEDLCLGNAAHRHFILQMALKCADICNPCRPWELSKQWSEKVTAEFFHQGDIEKKHQLEVSPLCDSQTNSIADVQIGFMTYVVEPLFSEWARFSDTRLSQTMLGHLCLNKASWNATQPEEAEGEQTATEQPGSRAVPQGSQEC encoded by the exons ATGGAAGTATGTTATCAGCTGCCGGTGTTGCCTCTGGACAGGCCGGTTCCCAAGCACGTCCTCAGCCGGAGGGGAGCCATCAGTTTCAGCTCCAGCTCGTCTTTATTCGGAGCCCCCGACCCGAGACAGCTGTCGCAG AGACGCGGTGCGATCTCTTACGACAGCTCCGATCAAACTGCCCTGTACATTCGGATGCTAG ATGTGAGAGTGAGGAGCCAGGTAGGCTTTGAACCCGAGAGAAGGGGCTCACACCCATACCTGGGTGTTGATTTCCGGACCTTGCACT CCCATGCTGAGCTGGTGGGGGCGATCCCAGCCAGGAGGATCCGGAGACTCTTCAGTTTCCAGCGGCACCTGCTGACGTCCCGCGTGCTGCGGGGGGGCGTCACACACCTCAGCCCCCTGCACTTCCTGGACGAGGACTACTGCGGCCAGGCCAAG TGCATGTTGGAAAAGGTCGGAAGCTGGAATTTTGACATTTTCCTCTTTGACAGGCTGACAAacg GAAACAGTCTCATCTCCTTGACGTTATATCTGCTGACACATTATGGCTTAATTGAGCTCTTCCAGTTAGACATGGTTAAAGTCCGTCGCTTTTTAG TTTTGGTTCAGGAAGACTACCACAACCATAACCCCTATCACAACTCGGTCCACGCCGCTGATGTCACCCAGGCAATGCACTGTTACCTGAAGGAGCCCAAG cttgCCAAGGCTCTCACTTCCTGTGATATACTCTTGGGCCTGTTGGCAGCAGCCACACACGACCTGGACCACCCTGGAGTGAACCAGCCCTTCCTCATCAAAACCAACCATTACTTAGCCGCTTTGTACAGG AATACCTCAGTTCTGGAGAACCACCATTGGAGGTCAGCAGTGGGCTTGCTCCGAGAGACGGAGCTGTTCTCCCATCTTCCCTTGGAGGACAG CCTGAACATGGAGAGGCAGCTGGGCTCCCTCATCCTGGCCACCGATATCAGCAGGCAGAATGAATACCTGTCCAAGTTCAGAACACACCTGGACCAGGAGGATCTGTGTCTGGGCAACGCCGCCCACCGCCACTTCATCCTgcag aTGGCCCTGAAGTGTGCTGATATTTGTAACCCATGTAGACCGTGGGAGCTCAGCAAACAGTGGAGTGAGAAGGTGACGGCGGAGTTCTTCCACCAAG GAGACATTGAGAAGAAGCACCAGCTGGAGGTCAGCCCACTGTGTGACAGCCAGACCAACTCCATCGCTGACGTTCAGATCG gtttcATGACCTACGTGGTGGAGCCTCTGTTTTCCGAGTGGGCTCGCTTCTCAGACACGCGCCTCTCCCAGACCATGCTGGGCCACCTGTGCCTGAACAAAGCCAGCTGGAACGCCACGCAGCCCGAGGAGGCAGAGGGCGAGCAGACCGCCACGGAGCAGCCCGGCTCCAGAGCCGTACCTCAGGGAAGCCAGGAGTGCTGA
- the pde7a gene encoding high affinity 3',5'-cyclic-AMP phosphodiesterase 7A isoform X5 — MGIALIWSVIAILVRWIFSKRRGAISYDSSDQTALYIRMLGACVIFKQLFSRDVRVRSQVGFEPERRGSHPYLGVDFRTLHSHAELVGAIPARRIRRLFSFQRHLLTSRVLRGGVTHLSPLHFLDEDYCGQAKCMLEKVGSWNFDIFLFDRLTNGNSLISLTLYLLTHYGLIELFQLDMVKVRRFLVLVQEDYHNHNPYHNSVHAADVTQAMHCYLKEPKLAKALTSCDILLGLLAAATHDLDHPGVNQPFLIKTNHYLAALYRNTSVLENHHWRSAVGLLRETELFSHLPLEDSLNMERQLGSLILATDISRQNEYLSKFRTHLDQEDLCLGNAAHRHFILQMALKCADICNPCRPWELSKQWSEKVTAEFFHQGDIEKKHQLEVSPLCDSQTNSIADVQIGFMTYVVEPLFSEWARFSDTRLSQTMLGHLCLNKASWNATQPEEAEGEQTATEQPGSRAVPQGSQEC, encoded by the exons ATGGGAATAGCTCTGATCTGGTCTGTAATTGCGATTCTCGTCAGATGGATTTTCTCCAAG AGACGCGGTGCGATCTCTTACGACAGCTCCGATCAAACTGCCCTGTACATTCGGATGCTAG GGGCTTGTGTAATATTCAAACAGCTGTTTTCAA GAGATGTGAGAGTGAGGAGCCAGGTAGGCTTTGAACCCGAGAGAAGGGGCTCACACCCATACCTGGGTGTTGATTTCCGGACCTTGCACT CCCATGCTGAGCTGGTGGGGGCGATCCCAGCCAGGAGGATCCGGAGACTCTTCAGTTTCCAGCGGCACCTGCTGACGTCCCGCGTGCTGCGGGGGGGCGTCACACACCTCAGCCCCCTGCACTTCCTGGACGAGGACTACTGCGGCCAGGCCAAG TGCATGTTGGAAAAGGTCGGAAGCTGGAATTTTGACATTTTCCTCTTTGACAGGCTGACAAacg GAAACAGTCTCATCTCCTTGACGTTATATCTGCTGACACATTATGGCTTAATTGAGCTCTTCCAGTTAGACATGGTTAAAGTCCGTCGCTTTTTAG TTTTGGTTCAGGAAGACTACCACAACCATAACCCCTATCACAACTCGGTCCACGCCGCTGATGTCACCCAGGCAATGCACTGTTACCTGAAGGAGCCCAAG cttgCCAAGGCTCTCACTTCCTGTGATATACTCTTGGGCCTGTTGGCAGCAGCCACACACGACCTGGACCACCCTGGAGTGAACCAGCCCTTCCTCATCAAAACCAACCATTACTTAGCCGCTTTGTACAGG AATACCTCAGTTCTGGAGAACCACCATTGGAGGTCAGCAGTGGGCTTGCTCCGAGAGACGGAGCTGTTCTCCCATCTTCCCTTGGAGGACAG CCTGAACATGGAGAGGCAGCTGGGCTCCCTCATCCTGGCCACCGATATCAGCAGGCAGAATGAATACCTGTCCAAGTTCAGAACACACCTGGACCAGGAGGATCTGTGTCTGGGCAACGCCGCCCACCGCCACTTCATCCTgcag aTGGCCCTGAAGTGTGCTGATATTTGTAACCCATGTAGACCGTGGGAGCTCAGCAAACAGTGGAGTGAGAAGGTGACGGCGGAGTTCTTCCACCAAG GAGACATTGAGAAGAAGCACCAGCTGGAGGTCAGCCCACTGTGTGACAGCCAGACCAACTCCATCGCTGACGTTCAGATCG gtttcATGACCTACGTGGTGGAGCCTCTGTTTTCCGAGTGGGCTCGCTTCTCAGACACGCGCCTCTCCCAGACCATGCTGGGCCACCTGTGCCTGAACAAAGCCAGCTGGAACGCCACGCAGCCCGAGGAGGCAGAGGGCGAGCAGACCGCCACGGAGCAGCCCGGCTCCAGAGCCGTACCTCAGGGAAGCCAGGAGTGCTGA
- the pde7a gene encoding high affinity 3',5'-cyclic-AMP phosphodiesterase 7A isoform X6, producing the protein MGIALIWSVIAILVRWIFSKRRGAISYDSSDQTALYIRMLGDVRVRSQVGFEPERRGSHPYLGVDFRTLHSHAELVGAIPARRIRRLFSFQRHLLTSRVLRGGVTHLSPLHFLDEDYCGQAKCMLEKVGSWNFDIFLFDRLTNGNSLISLTLYLLTHYGLIELFQLDMVKVRRFLVLVQEDYHNHNPYHNSVHAADVTQAMHCYLKEPKLAKALTSCDILLGLLAAATHDLDHPGVNQPFLIKTNHYLAALYRNTSVLENHHWRSAVGLLRETELFSHLPLEDSLNMERQLGSLILATDISRQNEYLSKFRTHLDQEDLCLGNAAHRHFILQMALKCADICNPCRPWELSKQWSEKVTAEFFHQGDIEKKHQLEVSPLCDSQTNSIADVQIGFMTYVVEPLFSEWARFSDTRLSQTMLGHLCLNKASWNATQPEEAEGEQTATEQPGSRAVPQGSQEC; encoded by the exons ATGGGAATAGCTCTGATCTGGTCTGTAATTGCGATTCTCGTCAGATGGATTTTCTCCAAG AGACGCGGTGCGATCTCTTACGACAGCTCCGATCAAACTGCCCTGTACATTCGGATGCTAG GAGATGTGAGAGTGAGGAGCCAGGTAGGCTTTGAACCCGAGAGAAGGGGCTCACACCCATACCTGGGTGTTGATTTCCGGACCTTGCACT CCCATGCTGAGCTGGTGGGGGCGATCCCAGCCAGGAGGATCCGGAGACTCTTCAGTTTCCAGCGGCACCTGCTGACGTCCCGCGTGCTGCGGGGGGGCGTCACACACCTCAGCCCCCTGCACTTCCTGGACGAGGACTACTGCGGCCAGGCCAAG TGCATGTTGGAAAAGGTCGGAAGCTGGAATTTTGACATTTTCCTCTTTGACAGGCTGACAAacg GAAACAGTCTCATCTCCTTGACGTTATATCTGCTGACACATTATGGCTTAATTGAGCTCTTCCAGTTAGACATGGTTAAAGTCCGTCGCTTTTTAG TTTTGGTTCAGGAAGACTACCACAACCATAACCCCTATCACAACTCGGTCCACGCCGCTGATGTCACCCAGGCAATGCACTGTTACCTGAAGGAGCCCAAG cttgCCAAGGCTCTCACTTCCTGTGATATACTCTTGGGCCTGTTGGCAGCAGCCACACACGACCTGGACCACCCTGGAGTGAACCAGCCCTTCCTCATCAAAACCAACCATTACTTAGCCGCTTTGTACAGG AATACCTCAGTTCTGGAGAACCACCATTGGAGGTCAGCAGTGGGCTTGCTCCGAGAGACGGAGCTGTTCTCCCATCTTCCCTTGGAGGACAG CCTGAACATGGAGAGGCAGCTGGGCTCCCTCATCCTGGCCACCGATATCAGCAGGCAGAATGAATACCTGTCCAAGTTCAGAACACACCTGGACCAGGAGGATCTGTGTCTGGGCAACGCCGCCCACCGCCACTTCATCCTgcag aTGGCCCTGAAGTGTGCTGATATTTGTAACCCATGTAGACCGTGGGAGCTCAGCAAACAGTGGAGTGAGAAGGTGACGGCGGAGTTCTTCCACCAAG GAGACATTGAGAAGAAGCACCAGCTGGAGGTCAGCCCACTGTGTGACAGCCAGACCAACTCCATCGCTGACGTTCAGATCG gtttcATGACCTACGTGGTGGAGCCTCTGTTTTCCGAGTGGGCTCGCTTCTCAGACACGCGCCTCTCCCAGACCATGCTGGGCCACCTGTGCCTGAACAAAGCCAGCTGGAACGCCACGCAGCCCGAGGAGGCAGAGGGCGAGCAGACCGCCACGGAGCAGCCCGGCTCCAGAGCCGTACCTCAGGGAAGCCAGGAGTGCTGA
- the pde7a gene encoding high affinity 3',5'-cyclic-AMP phosphodiesterase 7A isoform X7 → MRRGAISYDSSDQTALYIRMLGACVIFKQLFSRDVRVRSQVGFEPERRGSHPYLGVDFRTLHSHAELVGAIPARRIRRLFSFQRHLLTSRVLRGGVTHLSPLHFLDEDYCGQAKCMLEKVGSWNFDIFLFDRLTNGNSLISLTLYLLTHYGLIELFQLDMVKVRRFLVLVQEDYHNHNPYHNSVHAADVTQAMHCYLKEPKLAKALTSCDILLGLLAAATHDLDHPGVNQPFLIKTNHYLAALYRNTSVLENHHWRSAVGLLRETELFSHLPLEDSLNMERQLGSLILATDISRQNEYLSKFRTHLDQEDLCLGNAAHRHFILQMALKCADICNPCRPWELSKQWSEKVTAEFFHQGDIEKKHQLEVSPLCDSQTNSIADVQIGFMTYVVEPLFSEWARFSDTRLSQTMLGHLCLNKASWNATQPEEAEGEQTATEQPGSRAVPQGSQEC, encoded by the exons AGACGCGGTGCGATCTCTTACGACAGCTCCGATCAAACTGCCCTGTACATTCGGATGCTAG GGGCTTGTGTAATATTCAAACAGCTGTTTTCAA GAGATGTGAGAGTGAGGAGCCAGGTAGGCTTTGAACCCGAGAGAAGGGGCTCACACCCATACCTGGGTGTTGATTTCCGGACCTTGCACT CCCATGCTGAGCTGGTGGGGGCGATCCCAGCCAGGAGGATCCGGAGACTCTTCAGTTTCCAGCGGCACCTGCTGACGTCCCGCGTGCTGCGGGGGGGCGTCACACACCTCAGCCCCCTGCACTTCCTGGACGAGGACTACTGCGGCCAGGCCAAG TGCATGTTGGAAAAGGTCGGAAGCTGGAATTTTGACATTTTCCTCTTTGACAGGCTGACAAacg GAAACAGTCTCATCTCCTTGACGTTATATCTGCTGACACATTATGGCTTAATTGAGCTCTTCCAGTTAGACATGGTTAAAGTCCGTCGCTTTTTAG TTTTGGTTCAGGAAGACTACCACAACCATAACCCCTATCACAACTCGGTCCACGCCGCTGATGTCACCCAGGCAATGCACTGTTACCTGAAGGAGCCCAAG cttgCCAAGGCTCTCACTTCCTGTGATATACTCTTGGGCCTGTTGGCAGCAGCCACACACGACCTGGACCACCCTGGAGTGAACCAGCCCTTCCTCATCAAAACCAACCATTACTTAGCCGCTTTGTACAGG AATACCTCAGTTCTGGAGAACCACCATTGGAGGTCAGCAGTGGGCTTGCTCCGAGAGACGGAGCTGTTCTCCCATCTTCCCTTGGAGGACAG CCTGAACATGGAGAGGCAGCTGGGCTCCCTCATCCTGGCCACCGATATCAGCAGGCAGAATGAATACCTGTCCAAGTTCAGAACACACCTGGACCAGGAGGATCTGTGTCTGGGCAACGCCGCCCACCGCCACTTCATCCTgcag aTGGCCCTGAAGTGTGCTGATATTTGTAACCCATGTAGACCGTGGGAGCTCAGCAAACAGTGGAGTGAGAAGGTGACGGCGGAGTTCTTCCACCAAG GAGACATTGAGAAGAAGCACCAGCTGGAGGTCAGCCCACTGTGTGACAGCCAGACCAACTCCATCGCTGACGTTCAGATCG gtttcATGACCTACGTGGTGGAGCCTCTGTTTTCCGAGTGGGCTCGCTTCTCAGACACGCGCCTCTCCCAGACCATGCTGGGCCACCTGTGCCTGAACAAAGCCAGCTGGAACGCCACGCAGCCCGAGGAGGCAGAGGGCGAGCAGACCGCCACGGAGCAGCCCGGCTCCAGAGCCGTACCTCAGGGAAGCCAGGAGTGCTGA
- the pde7a gene encoding high affinity 3',5'-cyclic-AMP phosphodiesterase 7A isoform X8: MRRGAISYDSSDQTALYIRMLGDVRVRSQVGFEPERRGSHPYLGVDFRTLHSHAELVGAIPARRIRRLFSFQRHLLTSRVLRGGVTHLSPLHFLDEDYCGQAKCMLEKVGSWNFDIFLFDRLTNGNSLISLTLYLLTHYGLIELFQLDMVKVRRFLVLVQEDYHNHNPYHNSVHAADVTQAMHCYLKEPKLAKALTSCDILLGLLAAATHDLDHPGVNQPFLIKTNHYLAALYRNTSVLENHHWRSAVGLLRETELFSHLPLEDSLNMERQLGSLILATDISRQNEYLSKFRTHLDQEDLCLGNAAHRHFILQMALKCADICNPCRPWELSKQWSEKVTAEFFHQGDIEKKHQLEVSPLCDSQTNSIADVQIGFMTYVVEPLFSEWARFSDTRLSQTMLGHLCLNKASWNATQPEEAEGEQTATEQPGSRAVPQGSQEC; encoded by the exons AGACGCGGTGCGATCTCTTACGACAGCTCCGATCAAACTGCCCTGTACATTCGGATGCTAG GAGATGTGAGAGTGAGGAGCCAGGTAGGCTTTGAACCCGAGAGAAGGGGCTCACACCCATACCTGGGTGTTGATTTCCGGACCTTGCACT CCCATGCTGAGCTGGTGGGGGCGATCCCAGCCAGGAGGATCCGGAGACTCTTCAGTTTCCAGCGGCACCTGCTGACGTCCCGCGTGCTGCGGGGGGGCGTCACACACCTCAGCCCCCTGCACTTCCTGGACGAGGACTACTGCGGCCAGGCCAAG TGCATGTTGGAAAAGGTCGGAAGCTGGAATTTTGACATTTTCCTCTTTGACAGGCTGACAAacg GAAACAGTCTCATCTCCTTGACGTTATATCTGCTGACACATTATGGCTTAATTGAGCTCTTCCAGTTAGACATGGTTAAAGTCCGTCGCTTTTTAG TTTTGGTTCAGGAAGACTACCACAACCATAACCCCTATCACAACTCGGTCCACGCCGCTGATGTCACCCAGGCAATGCACTGTTACCTGAAGGAGCCCAAG cttgCCAAGGCTCTCACTTCCTGTGATATACTCTTGGGCCTGTTGGCAGCAGCCACACACGACCTGGACCACCCTGGAGTGAACCAGCCCTTCCTCATCAAAACCAACCATTACTTAGCCGCTTTGTACAGG AATACCTCAGTTCTGGAGAACCACCATTGGAGGTCAGCAGTGGGCTTGCTCCGAGAGACGGAGCTGTTCTCCCATCTTCCCTTGGAGGACAG CCTGAACATGGAGAGGCAGCTGGGCTCCCTCATCCTGGCCACCGATATCAGCAGGCAGAATGAATACCTGTCCAAGTTCAGAACACACCTGGACCAGGAGGATCTGTGTCTGGGCAACGCCGCCCACCGCCACTTCATCCTgcag aTGGCCCTGAAGTGTGCTGATATTTGTAACCCATGTAGACCGTGGGAGCTCAGCAAACAGTGGAGTGAGAAGGTGACGGCGGAGTTCTTCCACCAAG GAGACATTGAGAAGAAGCACCAGCTGGAGGTCAGCCCACTGTGTGACAGCCAGACCAACTCCATCGCTGACGTTCAGATCG gtttcATGACCTACGTGGTGGAGCCTCTGTTTTCCGAGTGGGCTCGCTTCTCAGACACGCGCCTCTCCCAGACCATGCTGGGCCACCTGTGCCTGAACAAAGCCAGCTGGAACGCCACGCAGCCCGAGGAGGCAGAGGGCGAGCAGACCGCCACGGAGCAGCCCGGCTCCAGAGCCGTACCTCAGGGAAGCCAGGAGTGCTGA